AGAGAAGTGAGAAGGAAAGAGCTTGTGCTTTTGGAAGAGTTGTGCCCCTGAAAAAGATACAGAACTGTGCTGAATATTCATGATGGGTTTGAGTACCAGTTTACTATATACAGAAGTTAAATAATAGATTAAATACACTGTTTCCTTGCTTTCATTCTGAAAGCCTTGAATGATGTATGTGGCACTAGTGTATTGTACTGTCTTGTGTTTTCTGAGATTCAGTTGGCATGATTGAAGCATTCCAGTTAATTAGGCTGTTTTTCGAGTACAAAAGAGCTGTGAAATTGTAGCTGTTTCTTAGATGGTAGCTGTGCATGAGCCACCAAATATAACTTATGCACAAATCCATTCTGTACTGCTGTGGGTCTTAAATATTGCATAAACTTTTTAATACTTTCACTTCACTGGTAGCCTTTCAGAGTTTTGTCATATATTCCACGTAATGTACTCTGGTTGTTTTTTCTGGTTATTGTTCTGGTGACTTGTCACCACCATGTGACTAAAATGTTGCTGAGCTGTTTCCTTCCTTCAAGCATTACTCCATAGTCAGAAACAATTACTGAGAAGTCTGTATGAAGAGAGTACATCTCTTCTGGCTTTGGTGTGTTATTATGTGATCTACTGCCACATCACTTTTAAACGTGCTTTAAAGTTAAAGCAAATGAGTCATTTATAGTAATGTTAGTTTTGAAAGCTGAGTATTTTGAAGGATTCACAACACAATAATTGTCtaaattactaaaataaaacaaagatagAAATATGATGGTGGTAGCATCAACATACATCTAAGATACTTCTAGTCAATGTTATTGTAGATATCTAGATATGAATATACTTGGAAGGGAGGGGTGGTGGGGAAAATGTCATGCCACCAAAACTCCAGTATATACTTTAAAAGAGAGGACTATATTGGACCTTTAATGTATTATTTCAGCTTTACTTCAATTTTGCGTGGTTGCTGGCTATACTTTCTTGCATAGTTGATGAACTGCAAACAGTGGAAAAGACTAATGTTTGAGCTAGTATTTAAACAGtagtatttgtttttcattgtttagTGCAATTAACCaattcagatttatttatttataacaaAATCATAAAAGTATACTGGATTTATCTAGGAAATATTCTGCTTCTTGGAATCTTTCAATTTCTATTTATGAGCAAATGAGACAATCTTAATTTAGTTACGCTTGAATAAGAAATTTTTATATTACTGAAGAAATTACATCTTATATAAAAAGTCTTGGGCTAATTAAGCATGTAAAATTGCACAAAACACACTGGCATTTTAGTAATCTTAAACTTTCTGGTCTTGTCTCCTTCTCAGATATCAGTGGGTCAGTTTGATTGGCGGATAAAGAAAGAGGATGGCAGGCAATAACCAGCTTTGCATTCGACGTTGGACTACCAAGAATGTGGCCAAGTGGCTGAAGGAAGAAGGCTTTTGTGAATATGTGGATGTTCTGTGCAATAGACATAGACTAGATGGAATTACGCTGCTGACACTTACTGAGTATGATTTACGATCCCCTCCTTTGGAAATCAAAGTCCTGGGGGATATCAAGAGGCTAATGTTGTCCATACGCAAACTGCAGAAGCAACATATTGACGTCCTGGAAGAGCTGGGTTACAACAGTGACAGTCATGTTGGCacagtgtgcccagctgggtCTCTACAGGGTACAGATTGGTTTTGTAATGGTGAAGTACCTCGGGACTATGATGGACTAATGACTGACTTGAATGGTGATCAGTATCAGTACACAAATGGCAAGAACAAACATGCCACACGGAGACTGGACCCCGAGTACTGGAAAACAGTTTTAAGTTGTGTGTATGTTTTCATAGTGTTTGGCTTTACATCATTTGTTATGGTTATAGTACACGAGCGAGTACCTGACATGCAAACATATCCACCTCTACCAGACATATTTCTAGATAGGTaagaaatgttcttttaaaacaaaatagtaACTTGATGGTTAAAATATAGGCTGTCTTTTCTTTGTTCTCAAAGTTTCATGTGCTCTAGAAGATGCCTCTGCAAAATAGTCCTTCTGCTGAGATTGAAATGCACATCAGTTAGATGCAGAGATTTGGTCTTAGGAGAAAATGAATTGAGCTGTTGTTCTACCCAGTTTAATTAACATCTTAAGCTCATCACAACACAGGAATTAGTTAATCCATCCTCACTTTCTAGTAAAAACCATGGTGGTCAGCGGGCATAGATAAGCAGCCATAAGCATTTTCTGAAGTCCAGTTCCTGCTATGAAGCTTAACATGTCTTGATATAGAAAAACTTTCGATGAAGGAATATTTTCATCTGACAATGAGCAAGGGAACTGAAAGGGAACAGCACTGGTACTGCATTTTTGCTGTCTCCCCACTGTCAGCTTGTTGAACATGGTCTAGGGAAACTGAAGTAGAATGAATAGACCAGCATCTCTTTTAACCATAGGGTATCTGTGTACTAACCACTGTTGTGACTTAGGCAGTTCCtgatcattttttaaaagaaaatattctacTTCAGgcaaaaaagaggcaaaatagCAAAGGTCAAATTGTAGTCATTGACTACAGATTATCAAATTAAAGGATAAATGTTCCCTTTGAGGAAGTACACTTGCACAATAGAGAACTGCTTAGAAAGTTTTAAAAGATGAGCTAAACTGTTTAAAAGTTCACTCTTTGTGATCTCCTTATTCCTGCCagtaatttccattttcattaaTGGCTTTCAAGGAGTCAGGAGTCTAATCTTTTGAGTAAGTGGGCAGAATCCTCCATAAATTTATATGTAACTCGGCAAGGATTGATCATTTCCAGCAGAGTGAAACAGGAGAGAGAACAGGAGCTCTTTTGTTCCCAGGGTACTACCATGGTATTCAgtgggcaggaggatggggaggtCAGAAAACGGCAGCTCACAAAGCAGTGAGGGGGGATTACCACAAAGCTCATTATTTGAGCAGCACTTTGTCACCCCTTTGTATCGGGGAGCATAAAGCTATGAGGAACAGCCTCTTCTGAAATCTGTTGATCTGGTTTTTGGTGATTGCAGAGTGAAAATTGTGACTGGTGCCATGTGTGTGTAAGAAAGTCTTAAATCTTTTGACAAGGAAGGCTAAAAAGTTTGCAGTAATGATTATCACTGAaattttgaaagcaatttttatttgCCCTGACACTTTCCTGTGTAGTTCTGCTTCATTACAAGTATTTAGGATTTTAGGCTTTGCAGCACTTCATGAATTGTGTTGACATGGCATTCTTACAAGCATAAGCATAATTGACATGATGCAAAGCTTGTATCAGAATGAAAAAGTTTGTTGGGAAACAGTGGAACACATCCTGTTAGTCACATGTGTAAATTGAGAGCGTATGGGAGATTTTCTCTGACTTAGTGAAGTCTGTGTAAATGTCTGCTGGAAATACATTATTAGAAATGAGataatataatgaaaaatacttcaaattcTATTTCATTCAGTCTAACAAAAGAATTTTTGGCTGTAGTTTATGCTCTTGTCAGATGAATGCAAATTAGTTTTGAGGTTAGAACTTTATATGACCTTATTTTCAGTACTGAGACTAGGGAAAAAATTAAGCCTTTGTATTAACTTTCTTgctttatcctttttttttagcGTCCCTAGGATACCATGGGCTTTTGCTATGACTGAAGTATGTGGGGTAATTCTTTGCTACATTTGGCTGTTGGTTCTTCTGCTTCACAAACACAGGTAGAGTATAAAATCCAAATGAACTGGTACTTTGATTCAGAGGAAGAACTGTAACAAGAATTTACAATGATTGTTTGAGTATCCATTCAATAAGAATCTTCTCAGCTCCTAGTATGCCCCTGTTCAAATAGATTAGGGAGGATTTAATCAAGAAGGCTGACTTGTCAATCTTTCAAAGGAATAATTTGAATTTACTTTTCTACCATATTTGTAAGTAATTTCCTTCagaatatatatagatatagatacaaagatagagatagagatataTGTTTCAGAGTTGTCAGCATATGCTGTTATACTGTAACAGTTTCGTATATAAGAAAATCCCACAAGAATGAGTTTCCACAGGATGTCTGAGCCAACCTGGCAGTTTGCTGTTGCTGAGGGGTAGAAAATACTTTTGTGTGCATGCATATTTTAAGTTAAATTTTTACTCATTTATTGATTTTTATCAGTGTGCCAACAGAAGGTCTGAGTGCCAAAGCTTTTGGTACCTTTTGTACTCTTTGGTGGGAGTGAGCTTGCTGCAATGCCTCACCCTGTCATGTGGAACCATATCGTTACAATActacttcattaaaaaataaattgtcttGAAACTTGCAGTAATGATGAAGGGACTTCATGGGATTAAGTTGGGGTGAGGTGAAATGTTTTTATCCTGACTTCCCTGATGCCAGTTCCTGTGTACTTTTCCCAGATCTATACTGCTGCGCAGGCTGTGCAGCCTCATGGGGACAGTATTCTTACTGCGTTGCATTACAATGTTTGTTACCTCACTCTCAGTGCCAGGCCAGCACTTGCAGTGTACTGGAAAGGTAAAAActttaaatgctttaaattatattaatttccttttttttaaaaaaaattaagatatgATTAAGATTGTTGCTTCCATAATGTTCGATGTGTGTTTTTTAAG
Above is a window of Pithys albifrons albifrons isolate INPA30051 chromosome 9, PitAlb_v1, whole genome shotgun sequence DNA encoding:
- the SAMD8 gene encoding sphingomyelin synthase-related protein 1 isoform X2, whose amino-acid sequence is MAGNNQLCIRRWTTKNVAKWLKEEGFCEYVDVLCNRHRLDGITLLTLTEYDLRSPPLEIKVLGDIKRLMLSIRKLQKQHIDVLEELGYNSDSHVGTVCPAGSLQGTDWFCNGEVPRDYDGLMTDLNGDQYQYTNGKNKHATRRLDPEYWKTVLSCVVPRIPWAFAMTEVCGVILCYIWLLVLLLHKHRSILLRRLCSLMGTVFLLRCITMFVTSLSVPGQHLQCTGKLYGNVWAKLQRAFAIWSGFGMTLTGVHTCGDYMFSGHTVVLTMLNFFVTEYTPRSWNFLHTLSWVLNLFGIFFILAAHEHYSIDVFIAFYITTRLFLYYHTLANTRAYQQSRRARIWFPMFSFFECNVNGTVPNEYCWPFSKPAILKRLIG
- the SAMD8 gene encoding sphingomyelin synthase-related protein 1 isoform X1; translation: MAGNNQLCIRRWTTKNVAKWLKEEGFCEYVDVLCNRHRLDGITLLTLTEYDLRSPPLEIKVLGDIKRLMLSIRKLQKQHIDVLEELGYNSDSHVGTVCPAGSLQGTDWFCNGEVPRDYDGLMTDLNGDQYQYTNGKNKHATRRLDPEYWKTVLSCVYVFIVFGFTSFVMVIVHERVPDMQTYPPLPDIFLDSVPRIPWAFAMTEVCGVILCYIWLLVLLLHKHRSILLRRLCSLMGTVFLLRCITMFVTSLSVPGQHLQCTGKLYGNVWAKLQRAFAIWSGFGMTLTGVHTCGDYMFSGHTVVLTMLNFFVTEYTPRSWNFLHTLSWVLNLFGIFFILAAHEHYSIDVFIAFYITTRLFLYYHTLANTRAYQQSRRARIWFPMFSFFECNVNGTVPNEYCWPFSKPAILKRLIG